From the Deltaproteobacteria bacterium genome, one window contains:
- a CDS encoding ATP-binding protein translates to MARFRDPLLLAAALLAAAVTALVAYESSGWIGRPFPGFLVLGNRVVASAGLASWPGVAGGEIYQHEVVAMDGVPVASAPALRDRVEALPPGSAVVWRLRLGGAEIERRIETRRFGGVDYLLLFGTFLFCGVALTGLALAIRILGRDEAATGSAIALWVVGMYALTACDLYGPWRLFRLHVALEAMLFAGVLHMALVLPYPRPLWRRHRRLLFAALHGSAALFAGGAQLVLANPSGYVALHRAAIGAFGVSLVVLIGSQLEAFLRPPSFAARQRVKVVALGSLAALAPQVALALGAALGAGASSENLMTWSGLFFPISVAYAVLGRDLLQVDSILRRSVAYAILTGLVALAYAGMMAALEGWLRDGLGATRWTTALLFSAFAVAGLLPLRDRIQSAVDRVLFRAAYDFRRLVEEASRRLASATDLAVVRAETKRVAEEALAPESIDFQTRAHDAPELPAARALLAGAGAAGVVERPDGGLAVPFVVEGRAVALLSLGRRLSGRLYSGEDRRLLATLANQGALAVENALALAEVRELNATLEVKVEERTAELAHALDALREAQRQMLHQEKMASLGQLVAGVAHEINNPLNFIEGNLFHLREHAHALTAAIEAYEKLVADEAGALGPRVAELREAHDLPFVIGDLPALLAGCEEGVSRASAIVKDLRSFSRTDSGRSSQVDLAGALDAALNLLRSRLGAIEIVRDYQPIPPVECLEGQISQVFVNLLANAADAIGERGRIVLRTRALGDERVVVEVEDDGRGIAEADLGRIFEPFFTTKEVGRGTGLGLAISYGIVTRHGGEIRVTSEPGRGACFAVELPVRGSEADQGAPRPRLPGSKTASSTPSS, encoded by the coding sequence ATGGCCCGCTTCCGCGATCCGCTGCTGCTCGCCGCCGCGCTCCTGGCGGCGGCCGTCACCGCGCTCGTCGCCTACGAGTCGAGCGGCTGGATCGGCCGGCCCTTCCCGGGCTTCCTGGTGCTCGGCAACCGCGTGGTGGCGTCGGCCGGGCTCGCCTCGTGGCCGGGCGTCGCCGGGGGCGAGATCTACCAGCACGAGGTGGTCGCCATGGACGGCGTGCCGGTCGCGAGCGCGCCCGCGCTGCGCGACCGGGTCGAGGCCCTGCCGCCCGGGAGCGCGGTCGTCTGGCGGCTGCGGCTCGGTGGGGCCGAGATCGAGCGAAGGATCGAGACGCGCCGCTTCGGCGGCGTCGACTACCTGCTGCTCTTCGGGACCTTCCTGTTCTGTGGCGTGGCGCTCACCGGCCTCGCGCTCGCGATCCGCATCCTGGGCCGCGACGAGGCGGCCACCGGCAGCGCGATCGCGCTCTGGGTCGTGGGCATGTACGCGCTCACCGCCTGCGATCTCTACGGCCCCTGGCGGCTGTTCCGCCTCCACGTGGCGCTCGAGGCGATGCTCTTCGCGGGCGTCCTGCACATGGCGCTGGTGCTCCCCTACCCGCGCCCGCTGTGGCGCCGCCACCGGCGCCTGCTCTTCGCCGCGCTCCACGGCAGCGCGGCGCTGTTCGCGGGCGGGGCCCAGCTCGTCCTGGCGAACCCCTCCGGCTACGTCGCCCTCCACCGCGCCGCGATCGGCGCCTTCGGCGTGTCGCTCGTGGTCCTCATCGGCTCCCAGCTCGAGGCGTTCCTGCGCCCGCCGAGCTTCGCCGCGCGCCAGCGGGTCAAGGTGGTGGCGCTCGGCTCGCTGGCGGCGCTGGCACCGCAGGTGGCACTCGCGCTCGGCGCGGCGCTCGGCGCCGGCGCGTCGTCCGAGAACCTGATGACCTGGAGCGGTCTCTTCTTCCCGATCTCGGTGGCCTACGCCGTCCTGGGTCGCGACCTGCTCCAGGTGGACTCGATCCTGCGCCGCTCGGTCGCCTACGCGATCCTGACCGGCCTCGTCGCGCTCGCCTACGCGGGGATGATGGCGGCGCTCGAGGGATGGCTGCGCGACGGCCTCGGCGCCACGCGCTGGACGACCGCGCTGCTCTTCTCGGCGTTCGCGGTGGCGGGGCTCCTGCCGCTGCGCGACCGCATCCAGTCGGCGGTCGACCGCGTGCTGTTCCGCGCGGCCTACGACTTCCGGCGTCTCGTCGAGGAGGCGAGCCGCCGGCTCGCCTCGGCGACCGACCTCGCCGTCGTGCGCGCCGAGACCAAGCGCGTGGCCGAGGAGGCGCTGGCGCCCGAGTCGATCGACTTCCAGACCCGCGCCCACGACGCGCCCGAGCTCCCCGCCGCGCGCGCCCTCCTGGCCGGCGCCGGTGCGGCGGGGGTGGTGGAGCGACCCGACGGCGGGCTCGCGGTGCCCTTCGTGGTCGAGGGGCGGGCGGTCGCCCTGCTCTCGCTCGGGCGCCGTCTCTCGGGCCGGCTCTACAGCGGCGAGGACCGCCGCCTGCTCGCGACGCTCGCCAACCAGGGCGCGCTGGCGGTCGAGAACGCGCTGGCGCTCGCCGAGGTCCGCGAGCTCAACGCCACCCTCGAGGTCAAGGTCGAGGAGCGCACCGCCGAGCTGGCCCACGCGCTCGACGCCCTGCGCGAGGCGCAGCGCCAGATGCTCCACCAGGAGAAGATGGCCTCGCTCGGCCAGCTCGTGGCCGGCGTCGCCCACGAGATCAACAACCCGCTCAACTTCATCGAGGGCAACCTCTTCCACCTGCGCGAACACGCGCACGCGCTGACGGCGGCGATCGAGGCCTACGAGAAGCTGGTCGCCGACGAGGCCGGCGCGCTCGGGCCGCGCGTGGCCGAGCTCCGCGAGGCCCACGACCTCCCGTTCGTGATCGGCGACCTGCCCGCACTCCTGGCCGGCTGCGAAGAGGGCGTCTCGCGCGCGAGCGCGATCGTGAAGGACCTGCGCAGCTTCTCGCGCACCGACAGCGGGCGTAGCTCGCAGGTCGACCTGGCCGGCGCGCTCGACGCGGCGCTGAACCTGCTGCGCAGCCGGCTCGGCGCGATCGAGATCGTGCGCGACTACCAGCCGATCCCGCCGGTCGAGTGCCTGGAGGGCCAGATCAGCCAGGTCTTCGTGAACCTGCTCGCGAACGCCGCCGACGCGATCGGCGAGCGCGGCCGGATCGTGCTGCGCACGCGCGCGCTGGGGGACGAGCGGGTGGTGGTCGAGGTCGAGGACGACGGCCGCGGGATCGCCGAGGCGGATCTCGGCCGCATCTTCGAGCCCTTCTTCACGACCAAGGAGGTCGGCCGCGGCACCGGGCTCGGGCTCGCGATCTCCTACGGCATCGTCACCCGCCACGGCGGCGAGATCCGGGTCACGAGCGAGCCCGGGCGCGGCGCCTGCTTCGCGGTCGAGCTCCCGGTGCGCGGGAGCGAGGCGGATCAGGGAGCGCCGCGGCCCAGGTTGCCGGGCTCGAAGACCGCGTCGTCCACCCCGTCCTCGTAG
- the asnB gene encoding asparagine synthase (glutamine-hydrolyzing) yields the protein MCGFAGILRLGQRPLPPPSTVRRMLATIAHRGPDEAGELLGPDLQVGVARLSIIDVKGGHQPVWGCGDALACVYNGELYNHHELRRELAAKGHRLRSESDSAVLPHAYEEWGADLLRHLRGMFALALWDARERRLLLARDRLGIKPLYVAETPDFLVFGSEIKALLASGLVPREIDRDALDDVLSLSYPCPPRTLFRHVRELRPAHWLEARPGRPPGTPHRYWRAPFVPRGEHRRVTRRDAQAELRELLRRKVYEHLQSDVPVATYLSGGLDSSALSALVTEVTGDPPTTFSIGFSSPEHDESSFAARMTAALGAPNHTVVCDRSTADHYPEALWHMELPLQFPLVLPLAQLSARARSAGFKVVLTGEGADELLGGYDCFRADKMRRIFDRPLLRALRPAVYRRLYSWHGLPEGTVDMMLANQARSREVERRFGGVYPAWFDMWTTLDLDRQRLLAPDGRRVRPADEPPEGFLDLLPDGVGELHPFDAVLALELESRLPSWMLAIGDRASMANGVEARVPFLDHELVEYLVPLAPALKMRGFTEKALLRQAVGDLLPAEIASRQKRPFYTPLKSWFFSEGAPEYVEDVLGARALRDAGLFDPEVVARLRRDILRVPDGHLLRVQHEWVLVLVLGVQILHRLFVAEPPGSSRPAWA from the coding sequence ATGTGTGGCTTCGCGGGGATCCTGCGCCTGGGACAGCGCCCGCTTCCCCCTCCTTCCACGGTACGCCGCATGCTCGCGACGATCGCGCACCGCGGTCCCGACGAGGCGGGCGAGCTCCTCGGCCCCGACCTGCAGGTCGGGGTGGCGCGGCTGTCGATCATCGACGTGAAGGGCGGTCACCAGCCGGTGTGGGGCTGCGGCGACGCGCTCGCGTGTGTCTACAACGGAGAGCTCTACAACCACCACGAGCTGCGCCGCGAGCTCGCGGCGAAGGGCCACCGGCTGCGGAGCGAGAGCGACTCGGCCGTCCTCCCCCACGCCTACGAGGAGTGGGGCGCGGACCTGCTCCGGCACCTGCGGGGCATGTTCGCGCTGGCGCTCTGGGACGCGCGCGAGCGGCGCCTGCTGCTGGCCCGCGACCGGCTCGGCATCAAGCCGCTCTACGTGGCCGAGACGCCGGACTTCCTGGTCTTCGGCTCCGAGATCAAGGCGCTGCTGGCCTCGGGCCTGGTGCCCCGCGAGATCGACCGCGACGCGCTCGACGACGTGCTCTCGCTCTCCTACCCGTGCCCGCCGCGCACCCTCTTCCGGCACGTGCGCGAGCTCCGCCCGGCGCACTGGCTGGAGGCGCGCCCGGGCCGCCCCCCGGGCACCCCGCACCGCTACTGGCGCGCGCCCTTCGTCCCGCGCGGCGAGCACCGCCGGGTCACCCGCCGCGACGCGCAGGCCGAGCTGCGCGAGCTGCTGCGCCGCAAGGTCTACGAGCACCTGCAGTCCGACGTGCCGGTCGCGACCTACCTGTCGGGCGGGCTCGACTCCTCCGCGCTGTCCGCGCTGGTGACCGAGGTGACGGGCGATCCGCCCACCACCTTCTCGATCGGCTTCTCGTCGCCCGAGCACGACGAGAGCAGCTTCGCAGCCCGGATGACGGCCGCCCTCGGCGCGCCGAACCACACGGTCGTCTGCGACCGCAGCACCGCCGACCACTACCCCGAGGCGCTCTGGCACATGGAGCTGCCGCTCCAGTTCCCGCTGGTGCTGCCGCTCGCGCAGCTCTCGGCGCGCGCGCGCAGCGCGGGCTTCAAGGTGGTGCTGACGGGCGAAGGCGCCGACGAGCTGCTCGGGGGCTACGACTGCTTCCGCGCCGACAAGATGCGCCGGATCTTCGACCGGCCGCTCCTGCGCGCGCTGCGGCCCGCCGTGTACCGGCGGCTCTACTCCTGGCACGGCCTGCCCGAGGGCACCGTCGACATGATGCTGGCGAACCAGGCACGCTCGCGCGAAGTGGAGCGGCGCTTCGGCGGCGTGTACCCGGCCTGGTTCGACATGTGGACCACCCTCGACCTCGACCGCCAGCGCCTGCTCGCCCCGGATGGACGCCGCGTCCGCCCGGCCGACGAGCCGCCCGAGGGCTTCCTCGACCTGCTCCCGGACGGTGTCGGCGAGCTGCACCCCTTCGACGCGGTCCTGGCCCTCGAGCTCGAGAGCCGCCTGCCCTCGTGGATGCTCGCGATCGGCGACCGCGCCTCGATGGCGAACGGCGTCGAGGCGCGCGTTCCGTTCCTCGACCACGAGCTGGTCGAGTACCTGGTTCCCCTCGCGCCGGCGCTCAAGATGCGGGGCTTCACCGAGAAGGCGCTCCTGCGCCAGGCCGTCGGCGACCTGCTCCCGGCGGAGATCGCGAGCCGCCAGAAGCGCCCCTTCTACACGCCCTTGAAGAGCTGGTTCTTCTCGGAGGGCGCGCCCGAGTACGTCGAGGACGTGCTGGGCGCACGCGCGCTCCGCGACGCCGGGCTCTTCGACCCGGAGGTCGTGGCCCGCCTGCGCCGCGACATCCTGCGGGTGCCGGACGGCCACCTGCTCCGGGTCCAGCACGAGTGGGTCCTGGTGCTCGTCCTCGGGGTCCAGATCCTCCACCGGCTGTTCGTGGCCGAGCCGCCGGGGTCGAGCCGGCCCGCCTGGGCATGA
- the typA gene encoding translational GTPase TypA, with amino-acid sequence MTRRAPRKDVRNLAIIAHVDHGKTTLLDGLLRQTGALPPKQAAVERVMDSNDQERERGITIHAKNTAVRFEGVHIHLVDTPGHADFGGEVERVLGMVDAVLLLVDAVEGVMPQTRFVLRKALQHGLRPLLVVNKIDRPEQRADEVLDEVFDLLVELGANDRQLDFPVVYASAKEGGAALAPDAPRKDLRPLLEAILEHAPAPEVDLDGPLQFQAMTLAYDEFLGRLVIGRVARGRLRRGTTVTRLGAHGARDSFRVTKLFGSLGLERVEIEEAAAGDLVVIAGVESIDIGDTVCDPAALEALPRVTVDPPTVRVRFSVNNSPLAGREGRYVTSRQIGERLRREALGNVSIRVEPTESPEVFEVAGRGEMQIGVLIETMRREGYEFSVSRPEIITADVDGVRSEPVEDVVAEVPEGSSGAVMEKLSQRRARLTAMEQRSGTSVLTFVAPSRGLFGYRSEFLSDTRGEGILHRTVRGYEPWSGDLPTRQNGAIVATEAGDTTAYALWKIQERADLFVGPGAACYEGMIVGESRRPGDMNVHVGRAKKLTNIRAAGKDENIVLVPPRQLTIETALGWIAEDELLEITPKSIRLRKKVLSGSFRKR; translated from the coding sequence ATGACCCGGAGGGCTCCCCGCAAGGACGTCCGCAACCTGGCGATCATCGCCCACGTCGATCACGGCAAGACGACCCTGCTCGACGGCCTGCTGCGCCAGACCGGGGCGCTCCCGCCCAAGCAGGCCGCGGTCGAGCGGGTGATGGACTCGAACGACCAGGAGCGGGAGCGCGGGATCACGATCCACGCCAAGAACACCGCGGTCCGCTTCGAGGGCGTCCACATCCACCTCGTCGACACGCCCGGCCACGCCGACTTCGGCGGCGAGGTGGAGCGCGTGCTCGGGATGGTCGACGCGGTGCTGCTGCTGGTCGACGCGGTCGAGGGCGTGATGCCGCAGACCCGTTTCGTGCTGCGCAAGGCGCTCCAGCACGGGCTGCGCCCGCTGCTCGTGGTGAACAAGATCGACCGCCCCGAGCAGCGCGCCGACGAGGTGCTCGACGAGGTCTTCGACCTGCTCGTCGAGCTCGGCGCGAACGACCGCCAGCTCGACTTCCCGGTCGTGTATGCGTCGGCGAAGGAGGGCGGCGCGGCCCTGGCGCCCGACGCGCCGCGCAAGGACCTGCGCCCGCTGCTCGAGGCGATCCTCGAGCACGCGCCGGCGCCCGAGGTGGATCTCGACGGGCCGCTCCAGTTCCAGGCCATGACGCTCGCCTACGACGAGTTCCTGGGCCGGCTCGTGATCGGCCGCGTGGCCCGCGGCCGGCTGCGCCGGGGCACGACCGTGACCCGGCTCGGCGCGCACGGCGCGCGGGACTCGTTCCGCGTCACCAAGCTCTTCGGCTCGCTCGGCCTCGAGCGCGTCGAGATCGAGGAGGCGGCAGCCGGCGACCTCGTGGTGATCGCCGGCGTCGAGTCGATCGACATCGGCGACACCGTCTGCGACCCGGCGGCGCTCGAGGCGCTCCCGCGCGTCACCGTGGACCCGCCCACCGTGCGGGTGCGCTTCTCGGTGAACAACTCGCCGCTCGCGGGCCGCGAGGGCCGCTACGTGACCTCGCGGCAGATCGGCGAGCGGCTGCGGCGCGAGGCGCTCGGCAACGTCTCGATCCGGGTCGAGCCGACCGAGAGCCCGGAGGTCTTCGAGGTCGCCGGGCGCGGCGAGATGCAGATCGGCGTCCTGATCGAGACCATGCGCCGCGAGGGCTACGAGTTCTCGGTCTCGCGCCCCGAGATCATCACCGCCGACGTCGACGGGGTGCGCAGCGAGCCGGTGGAGGACGTGGTGGCGGAGGTGCCCGAGGGCAGCTCGGGCGCGGTCATGGAGAAGCTCTCGCAGCGGCGCGCGCGGCTCACCGCGATGGAGCAGCGCAGCGGCACCAGCGTGCTCACCTTCGTGGCACCCAGCCGGGGCCTGTTCGGCTACCGCAGCGAGTTCCTCTCCGACACGCGCGGCGAGGGCATCCTGCACCGCACCGTGCGCGGCTACGAGCCCTGGAGCGGCGACCTGCCGACCCGCCAGAACGGCGCGATCGTCGCCACCGAGGCCGGTGACACCACCGCCTACGCGCTCTGGAAGATCCAGGAGCGGGCCGACCTCTTCGTCGGCCCCGGCGCCGCCTGCTACGAGGGCATGATCGTCGGCGAGAGCCGCCGCCCGGGCGACATGAACGTGCACGTCGGGCGCGCCAAGAAGCTCACCAACATCCGCGCGGCCGGGAAGGACGAGAACATCGTCCTCGTCCCGCCGCGCCAGCTCACGATCGAGACCGCGCTCGGCTGGATCGCCGAGGACGAGCTGCTCGAGATCACCCCGAAGTCGATCCGGCTGCGCAAGAAGGTCCTGTCGGGGAGCTTCCGGAAGCGCTGA
- a CDS encoding outer membrane lipoprotein-sorting protein encodes MPHRLPAALALALASVVAFAAAAGPPAGLELAQRVNARSEGVAQRREVRMELIDAKGRTRSRVATIFRKYFGDDKKTTVFFVEPAVIAGTAFLTYDYADGGRDDDVWLYLPAHRKVRRIAASDRGASFFGTDLSYEDVKKETKLAIEDYRWATIGEDSVDGHRCYQLEAVPVDEGTARELGYGRVVSCIDAELWISRRADYWDRKGQHLKTVHHTELAPVEGIWTALRTEVANHRTGHRTVLSFSKIRYEDGVDDAVFEPGNLGRGAP; translated from the coding sequence GTGCCGCACCGCCTGCCCGCTGCACTCGCCCTGGCGCTCGCGAGCGTCGTCGCCTTCGCCGCCGCCGCCGGGCCTCCGGCCGGGCTGGAGCTGGCCCAGCGCGTCAACGCCCGCTCCGAGGGCGTGGCCCAGCGCCGCGAGGTCCGGATGGAGCTGATCGACGCCAAGGGGCGCACGCGCAGCCGGGTGGCAACCATCTTCCGCAAGTACTTCGGGGACGACAAGAAGACCACCGTGTTCTTCGTCGAGCCCGCGGTCATCGCCGGCACCGCGTTCCTCACCTACGACTACGCCGACGGCGGCCGCGACGACGACGTCTGGCTCTACCTGCCCGCCCATCGCAAGGTGCGCCGGATCGCCGCCAGCGACCGCGGCGCCTCCTTCTTCGGGACCGACCTCAGCTACGAGGACGTGAAGAAGGAGACCAAGCTCGCGATCGAGGACTACCGCTGGGCCACGATCGGCGAGGACAGCGTGGACGGCCATCGCTGCTACCAGCTGGAGGCGGTCCCCGTGGACGAGGGCACCGCCCGCGAGCTCGGCTACGGCCGCGTGGTGTCGTGCATCGACGCCGAGCTCTGGATCTCGCGGCGCGCCGACTACTGGGACCGCAAGGGCCAGCACCTGAAGACCGTCCACCACACCGAGCTGGCCCCGGTGGAGGGCATCTGGACGGCGCTGCGCACGGAGGTGGCGAACCACCGCACCGGGCACCGCACCGTGCTCAGCTTCTCGAAGATCCGCTACGAGGACGGGGTGGACGACGCGGTCTTCGAGCCCGGCAACCTGGGCCGCGGCGCTCCCTGA
- a CDS encoding lysophospholipid acyltransferase family protein, with amino-acid sequence MLLRRLYSTLFWAFLVVSSVALFPAAVALWALTAPFDRRLVALHRFTCFWASLYTWVNPLWPVTVHGRERIRAGETYVMVANHLSLLDILVLFRLFRHFKWVSKIENFRIPFIGWNMRLNRYIPLRRGDRASVVQMMAACEKTLAEGNPILMFPEGTRSLTGELKAFKPGAFELALKTCRPILPIVLAGTSNALPKRGYVLQGRHPITVTVLEPIPPERFEGMSAKELTEQVRGVIADAQARMAGG; translated from the coding sequence ATGCTGCTGCGCCGCCTCTACTCGACCCTGTTCTGGGCCTTCCTCGTCGTGAGCTCGGTCGCGCTGTTCCCGGCCGCCGTCGCGCTCTGGGCCCTGACGGCACCCTTCGACCGCCGCCTCGTCGCCCTGCACCGCTTCACCTGCTTCTGGGCCTCGCTCTACACCTGGGTGAACCCGCTCTGGCCGGTCACGGTCCACGGGCGCGAGCGGATCCGCGCCGGCGAGACCTACGTGATGGTGGCGAACCACCTCTCGCTGCTCGACATCCTGGTGCTCTTCCGGCTGTTCCGGCACTTCAAGTGGGTGTCGAAGATCGAGAACTTCCGGATCCCCTTCATCGGCTGGAACATGCGGCTCAACCGCTACATCCCGCTCCGGCGCGGCGACCGGGCGAGCGTGGTCCAGATGATGGCGGCCTGCGAGAAGACGCTGGCCGAGGGAAACCCGATCCTGATGTTCCCGGAAGGCACCCGCTCGCTGACCGGCGAGCTGAAGGCCTTCAAGCCCGGCGCCTTCGAGCTCGCGCTGAAGACCTGCCGCCCGATCCTGCCGATCGTGCTGGCCGGCACCTCGAACGCGCTCCCGAAGCGGGGCTACGTGCTCCAGGGCCGACACCCGATCACGGTCACGGTGCTCGAGCCGATCCCGCCCGAGCGCTTCGAGGGGATGTCCGCGAAGGAGCTGACCGAGCAGGTGCGGGGCGTGATCGCGGACGCGCAGGCGCGCATGGCCGGCGGGTAG
- a CDS encoding alkaline phosphatase yields MCVRLVVVRVVVVAGAVLALAACARPVPAPAPVDDWTARGQAAVARARTQVPPGGKARNVILFIGDGMGIPTITAARILEGQRRGEGGEENRLAFEELPYLALAKTYCTNLQVADSACTATAMTTGVKTKAYAIGVDERVVPGDWRSVAASRRPTLFEEAEARGLATGVVTTTRITHATPAAAYGHVPHRDWEDDTTLPLEAREAGFPDLARQLAAFSLGDGLDVAFGGGRAQFLRRTQLDPERPELRGARGDGRDLIAAWQARHPDGVFVWNRDQLRAVDPARVGPVLGLFESSHLAFEADRARDVGGEPSLTEMTVKAIELLRRNPRGFVLLVEGGRIDQAHHLGNAYRALTDTIELSNAVRAALAATDPRDTLVVVTADHSHVLTIAGYPHRGNDILGKVVSLDEHGEAATRYLRDAVGRPFTTLSYANGPGYTGTSPEQPEGPKRFPHLPTGYRGITRGRPDLTGVDTADPDYLQEATVPARNETHGGEDVPIYAGGPGAELFRGVQEQSYVFHAIVAALGWTEPAAP; encoded by the coding sequence GTGTGCGTCCGTCTCGTCGTCGTCCGTGTCGTCGTCGTGGCTGGCGCCGTTCTCGCGCTCGCGGCCTGTGCCCGTCCCGTACCGGCACCCGCACCCGTCGACGACTGGACGGCGCGCGGCCAGGCGGCCGTCGCGCGCGCGCGCACCCAGGTGCCGCCCGGCGGGAAGGCGCGCAACGTGATCCTCTTCATCGGCGACGGCATGGGGATCCCGACCATCACGGCGGCGCGGATCCTCGAGGGCCAGCGGCGCGGCGAGGGCGGCGAGGAGAACCGGCTCGCCTTCGAGGAGCTTCCCTACCTGGCGCTGGCCAAGACCTACTGCACGAACCTCCAGGTCGCGGACTCGGCGTGCACGGCCACCGCGATGACCACCGGCGTCAAGACCAAGGCCTACGCGATCGGCGTCGACGAGCGGGTCGTGCCTGGCGACTGGCGCAGCGTCGCCGCGAGCCGCCGCCCCACGCTCTTCGAGGAGGCCGAGGCGCGCGGGCTCGCGACGGGCGTGGTCACCACCACGCGCATCACGCACGCAACCCCGGCCGCCGCCTACGGGCACGTGCCCCACCGCGACTGGGAGGACGACACCACGCTCCCGCTCGAGGCGCGCGAGGCCGGCTTTCCCGATCTCGCCCGCCAGCTCGCGGCGTTCTCGCTGGGCGACGGCCTCGACGTCGCGTTCGGTGGCGGCCGCGCGCAGTTCCTGCGCCGTACCCAGCTCGACCCCGAGCGGCCCGAGCTGCGCGGCGCGCGCGGCGACGGGCGCGACCTGATCGCGGCCTGGCAGGCCCGCCACCCGGACGGCGTCTTCGTCTGGAACCGCGACCAGCTCCGCGCGGTCGATCCCGCGCGCGTCGGGCCCGTCCTGGGCCTCTTCGAGTCCTCGCACCTCGCCTTCGAGGCCGACCGCGCCCGCGACGTCGGCGGCGAGCCCTCGCTCACCGAGATGACCGTGAAGGCGATCGAGCTCCTGCGCCGCAACCCGCGCGGCTTCGTGCTGTTGGTGGAGGGCGGGCGCATCGACCAGGCCCACCACCTCGGCAACGCCTACCGCGCCCTCACCGACACGATCGAGCTGTCGAACGCGGTGCGCGCCGCACTCGCGGCGACCGATCCGCGCGACACGCTCGTGGTCGTGACCGCCGACCACAGCCACGTGCTCACGATCGCGGGCTACCCGCACCGGGGCAACGACATCCTGGGCAAGGTGGTCTCGCTCGACGAGCACGGCGAGGCGGCGACGCGCTACCTGCGCGACGCGGTGGGACGCCCCTTCACGACGCTCTCCTACGCGAACGGCCCGGGCTACACCGGCACGAGCCCGGAGCAGCCCGAGGGGCCGAAGCGCTTCCCGCACCTGCCGACCGGCTACCGCGGCATCACCCGCGGCCGGCCCGACCTGACCGGGGTCGACACCGCCGATCCCGACTACCTCCAGGAGGCCACCGTCCCGGCCCGCAACGAGACCCACGGCGGCGAGGACGTCCCGATCTACGCCGGCGGGCCCGGGGCCGAGCTGTTCCGCGGGGTCCAGGAGCAGAGCTACGTCTTCCACGCGATCGTGGCGGCGCTCGGCTGGACGGAGCCGGCCGCCCCCTGA